The Bos mutus isolate GX-2022 chromosome 11, NWIPB_WYAK_1.1, whole genome shotgun sequence nucleotide sequence CTCTTGGGTTGGAAGCTGTGGAAATTGTAACCTGTCACCCGCAATTCTTTTCTGCCCCCCTTCCCTGAGGGGCCTGCCGCATGCCCCTGCTGAGGGATCCTAGGGAGGCCAGGTCCCGCCACACGGGCCCTTTCTTGGATCGTGAGCAGGTGGAATCTGCCTGAATAGCCTATTGGGTTCTTAATTCTTCAGAGCAGCCagcaccccctcctccccccctGCCCACTGTTCTCAATAAAACATGAATGGTGACAGGCCTTTACAGGAATGCTTTGTGGAGGATGGCTTGACAAGCAGGCAACAGTCACGTGGATGGTCCCAGAATGCATAGGACAGAGCGGTGACGGCAGGAGATGGGAGCTCCAGCTCCCCAGTTTGGATTCATCCCTCGTCTCGTCTATATCTGCTGTGCAAACGTTTCTCAGGTCTAAGAGCAGGGCTCCTCTGAGGTCCAGTGTGGATCCCCAGGACCAGGCTACAGAACAAGGAGGCTTTTCCTCGGGGGCTGAACCACCGCTTCCTGAGTTCTTGAGCAGGAGGCTGTCGGGATCCAGGATTAGCAGTCTGAGCACTGGTCCTGAAGGACCCTGGGCAAGCCTTgtaccctctctgggcctcagtttcctcccttcAAAACAAGAGCGTGGGACCAAGTGAGTGTTtgaagccccccaccccacccctgtgtGCTTTACTCTAGGACACAGTTGCAACCCTGATGAGAGGCTTTATTGCTAAAAAGTCACTGAGGGTTTATTAAGTCCTCAAACACCAGCTCCTTACACCATTCCAGCAATTGCTGTGAAAGACTCTGGGTGGGGAGGCTGGAGCCAGGTGGGATGTGACAGCTTCCAGATGGCTCTCAAACCACCTGCTGTTGGCCCCTTTAGTTTCAGACCCGAGCCCACCAGCCCCCGGGCCTGGCTCTTGCCTCTTCCCATAGCATGAGACACCTTAGGAGCCCAGGGGAGGAAAGGCCAGTGGTGTGGCTTCCTTTAGCTGAGCCAAGGCCCAAGCCCTTTTCCTCTGCCTGGCTCCACCAGTTCCCAAATGCTATCCCCAAATCCTGAACAGCAGAATTCCTGGATTTTCCCTTCTCAGCCTAGAGTTGCTTATGGCTGGAATGTGGGACCAACTCTTCTACCAGAAGGTCCAGGGCGGTTGCAGCAGCTCAAAGGTGGGGATGCTGGTGACATTGACTGGGATGGAAATGATGGCCCAAGGCAGCCCATGCTGTTCCAGGGAGCGGCGGATCATGTAGCTGGGAGGGCATGGAGAGAGGTGGTGATGGTCACTTTCTCGGCACCCCATCATGCCCCACTGTCCCCATTACTTTGGGAGTTCCAGAGCCTGAGGACTTTTTTGGCCCTCCAACCAGGGCACCCCAAGGTGAGGCTTGTGGGTAGGGACTAGTAATTGCCCTTGACCTCCCCGAGTTGTGGCACCTAGTTTGGTGCTAATACAGCCAGAGACAAGGACCCCTCACCCATCTCGGCCAAGCAGGAAGAGGGCGGGGATGTCAGCTGTGCGCTGGGTACTGTCTTGGATCATCTCCACGTAGAAGCTGTCATTGTCAACCGCGTTGTCAGAGATGATCACTGCCCGCCCGCCGTGCTCCTGCACCACCCGGGTCTTGGACAGGAAGGAGCAGCCCCTGGAAGAGGTGATGATGAGACCAAAGAAAAGGCAGGGGAGCTATCCCCTCCCCAGACCACCACCCTGGGAGGGTGCAAGAAGGACCAATCATGGAGGATTATTTTTTTATAGAGGCTCACAAGTAAATGGCCAAAGGCCTGGATAATTTTAAGACATTTCTTAAAAGattcttaaaaagatgaattatttaaaaacagttaTTTCAAAGTATCACCACCAACACTGATCTCAGACTC carries:
- the PRADC1 gene encoding protease-associated domain-containing protein 1 isoform X2, coding for MVPGAAGWCCLVLWLPACVAAHGLRIHDYLYFQVLSPGDIRYIFTATPAKDFGGIFHTRYEQIHLVPAEPSEACGELSNGFFIQDQIALVERGGCSFLSKTRVVQEHGGRAVIISDNAVDNDSFYVEMIQDSTQRTADIPALFLLGRDGYMIRRSLEQHGLPWAIISIPVNVTSIPTFELLQPPWTFW
- the PRADC1 gene encoding protease-associated domain-containing protein 1 isoform X1, with translation MVPGAAGWCCLVLWLPACVAAHGLRIHDYLYFQVLSPGDIRYIFTATPAKDFGGIFHTRYEQIHLVPAEPSEACGELSNGFFIQDQIALVERGGCSFLSKTRVVQEHGGRAVIISDNAVDNDSFYVEMIQDSTQRTADIPALFLLGRDGEETEAQRGYKACPGSFRTSAQTANPGSRQPPAQELRKRWFSPRGKASLFCSLVLGIHTGPQRSPALRPEKRLHSRYRRDEG